One region of Armigeres subalbatus isolate Guangzhou_Male chromosome 3, GZ_Asu_2, whole genome shotgun sequence genomic DNA includes:
- the LOC134225945 gene encoding LOW QUALITY PROTEIN: ubiquitin thioesterase trabid-like (The sequence of the model RefSeq protein was modified relative to this genomic sequence to represent the inferred CDS: inserted 2 bases in 2 codons) — protein sequence MSDNSSSSSHQKEQKKDEDKTTRDESQPQPAVPQGQNQQQPTKWICEYCTYENFPLSLKCTMCKGQKPLLNEDIFRLSPTQQLSTTKKSTSNLASGPSGLSPTSDGDGSLRWICSTCTYFNLSHARRCLQCNSKREDEVLIKHSSQKPLSEKTTPSKVISEYDSLSDQLNALNISRSSGEDDLLDLFHPAXDRGRKRQINSPXNKGSTTAERTVDSLKDNDSGGGSGGAKHQSPVSISPVNTCPRSSATAGKWSCSVCTYENWPKALKCSMCLHPRETNSGRNSLASAKHSPEHDENVASNIVVNNKRNQQLARDQEPMNNLDVYQQERYMRQLRRQPDWQWLNACIGIAENNVGAVESYLSCGGDAGRALTPAEVTLLNHNNIAFDVGHTLIHLAIRFHRDEMLPMLLAQISGSGPGIKRVPSYVAPDLASDIRRHFAHSLRIRKASFSCQYVTEHATFSLPADIEELPLALQEQLYEELLDRDAQKQLEMPPPALNWSLEITERLGSRLMVLWNRSAGDCLLDSAMQATWGVFDRDNTLRRALADSLHQCGHFFFPRWKENEIFQAALLHYTLAETQLEEDWGTLLSLASQPGSSLEQLHIFVLAHILRRPIIVYGVKYVKSFRGEDIGYARFEGVYLPLLWEQSFCITSPIALGYTRGHFSALVPTEPYSRIDAARDDREDITFLPLMDCEMKLLPIHFLNSSEIGREEAIMRQWLDICETEGLLVAQQKLHKRPLLVAQMLEEWLNHYRRIAISRLF from the exons ATGTCGGACAATTCGTCCTCTTCAAGCCACCAGAAGGAGCAGAAAAAAGATGAAGACAAAACGACGCGGGACGAATCACAACCCCAACCGGCAGTGCCCCAGGGCCAGAACCAACAGCAaccaacgaaatggatttgCGAGTATTGCACTTACGAAAACTTCCCTCTGTCGCTGAAGTGTACCATGTGTAAGGGACAGAAACCGCTTTTGAATGAGGATATTTTTAG ATTAAGTCCAACGCAGCAGTTGAGTACAACGAAAAAGTCAACTTCAAATCTAGCCAGTGGACCATCCGGTCTGTCGCCCACGAGCGATGGTGACGGTTCCCTAAGGTGGATTTGCAGCACTTGCACCTACTTTAATCTCTCTCACGCTCGACGTTGCCTGCAATGCAACAGCAAACGGGAAGACGAAGTATTGATTAAACATTCGAGCCAGAAGCCTTTATCCGAGAAAACTACGCCGTCGAAGGTGATATCGGAATACGATAGCCTTAGTGACCAGTTGAACGCTTTGAATATTTCTCGAAGTTCTGGGGAAGATGATTTACTGGACCTGTTCCACCCGG CCGATAGAGGTCGAAAACGGCAGATCAACTCCC TGAACAAAGGTTCTACTACTGCAGAGCGTACTGTCGATAGTTTGAAAGATAACGACTCGGGTGGTGGTAGCGGAGGAGCTAAACATCAGTCACCAGTATCGATTTCTCCAGTTAATACATGTCCTCGTTCTTCTGCCACTGCTGGCAAATGGTCATGCTCCGTTTGCACttatgaaaattggcccaaaGCATTGAAGTGCTCAATGTGTTTACATCCCCGGGAAACAAATAGTGGACGCAATAGTCTAGCATCTGCAAAACATTCTCCCGAACATGATGAGAACGTTGCCAGCAACATCGTGGTCAATAACAAACGAAATCAACAGTTGGCGCGTGACCAAGAACCAATGAACAATCTGGATGTATATCAACAGGAACGATATATGCGTCAGCTTAGGCGGCAGCCAGATTGGCAATGGTTGAATGCTTGCATCGGAATAGCAGAGAACAACGTGGGAGCCGTGGAAAGTTACTTGAGCTGTGGAGGAGACGCGGGTCGAGCTCTTACTCCTGCCGAAGTTACTCTCCTAAATCACAACAATATTGCTTTTGATGTCGGCCACACACTAATCCATCTCGCGATTCGATTTCATCGAGACGAAATGTTACCAATGCTTCTGGCTCAAATCTCCGGCTCAGGGCCAGGTATCAAAAGGGTACCATCGTACGTTGCCCCTGACTTGGCGAGCGATATCCGGCGGCACTTTGCCCACTCGTTGCGCATTCGAAAGGCTTCTTTCAGCTGTCAGTATGTGACCGAACATGCAACCTTCTCGCTGCCGGCAGATATTGAAGAGCTTCCGTTGGCTCTGCAGGAGCAATTGTACGAAGAACTACTCGATCGGGATGCCCAGAAGCAGCTAGAAATGCCGCCACCGGCCCTGAACTGGTCGCTGGAGATAACGGAACGGTTAGGTTCCCGTTTGATGGTGCTGTGGAATCGGAGCGCCGGTGATTGCTTGCTCGACTCCGCTATGCAGGCGACATGGGGTGTATTCGATCGTGATAATACTTTAAGGAGAGCCCTAGCTGATAGTTTACACCAATGCGGGCATTT TTTTTTTCCTCGTTGGAaagaaaatgaaatatttcaagcaGCCCTACTGCACTATACTTTAGCCGAAACCCAACTAGAAGAGGATTGGGGCACTTTGTTGTCGCTTGCTAGTCAGCCTGGGTCTTCACTGGAGCAGCTGCACATATTTGTTCTCGCACATATTCTGCGCCGGCCTATAATCGTTTATGGAGTAAAATACGTTAAAAGCTTCCGCGGCGAAGACATCGGGTATGCTCGGTTCGAGGGTGTTTACCTACCATTGTTGTGGGAGCAAAGCTTCTGCATAACTTCACCGATCGCGTTGGGATACACCCGAGGTCACTTTAGTGCGCTTGTACCAACGGAACCGTACTCGCGAATAGACGCAGCTCGCGACGATAGAGAAGATATCACCTTTTTACCCTTGATGGATTGCGAGATGAAGCTTCTGCCCATCCATTTCTTGAACAGTAGCGAG ATTGGTCGGGAAGAAGCTATCATGCGACAATGGTTGGATATTTGCGAAACTGAAGGGTTGTTAGTAGCACAGCAGAAACTGCATAAACGTCCACTATTAGTCGCTCAAATGCTTGAAGAATGGCTTAATCATTACAGGAGAATAGC